From Curtobacterium sp. MCBA15_012:
GACGGGTGTGGGCGCAGACCTGGCGGGTGCTCGTCGCCCTCGTGGCCGGCTTCACCGCGTTCGGCCTGATCTGGCCCGAGCTCGACACGTCGTCGTGGTCGGAGGCGCGGCTCGGCATCGGGCTCCTCGGGGACGTCACGGCCGGGGTCGTCGCACTCGTCGTGTACTGCTTCCGCCACCGTGCGCCGCTGTTCGTCACCCTGGCGGTGATCGGCCTCAGCACCGTGTCGACGTTCGCCGCGGGCACCGCCGTGCTCGCGCTCGTCTCCCTCGCCACCCGGCGCCGCGGGGTCGAGATCGCGGTGGGCAGCGCGGCGATGCTCGTCACCGGGCTCGTCGGCGAGCAGCTCGTCTTCCCGGGCGGTGACATGGCGCTGTGGCAGACCACGCTGGTGTCGGTCGTCTTCCTCGCGCTCGTGGTCGTCGTGGGTGTGGCGATCGGGCAGCGCCGGGCGCTCGTCCAGTCCCTCCGGGAGCGGGCCGCCCTGCTCGAACGCGAACAGGCCGTGCGCGAGGACCGCGCGCGCGAGCAGGAACGCGCGCACATCGCCCGCGAGATGCACGACGTGCTCGGCCACCGGCTCTCGCTCGTGGCCCTGCACGCCGGCGCGCTCGAGTTCCGCGGACGTTCGCTGTCGCCGGACGACACCGTCGAGGCCGCGGGGGTCGTCCGCGCCGAGGCGCACGCGGCCCTGACCGACCTGCGCGACGTACTGGGGGTCCTGCGCGACCCCGCCGGTCGCGACACCGACGACCCGACCGGCACCGCGCCTCCGCAACCGACGCTCTGCGACGTGCCGGCCCTCGTCGACGAGGCCCGTGCAGCCGGTGCGACCGTGACCTGCACGGTCGCCGAGGGTGCCTGCGCCGCCGGGGAGACCGTCGGCCGCCACGCGTACCGGATCGTCCAGGAGGCCCTGACGAACGCCCGCCGGCACGCCCCGGGCCAGCCGGTCACGGTGTCGATCGCGGTGCTGCCGACCCCGGCGCTCCGGGTCACGGTGACCAACCCGACGCTGCCCGGGGACCGCGGGCACGACACCGACGGCGGCGGGCACGGGCTGCGCGGCCTCGCCGAGCGGGCGCGGCTCGTGGGCGGCTCGTTCCGCGCCGACGTCGACGCCGCCGGCGTCCACACGGTCGAGGCGGTGCTCCCGTGGACGGCGTGACCGCGCCGGTCCGCGTGGTGCTCGTCGACGACGACCACCTCGTGCGCGCCGGGCTCCGGCTGCTGCTCAGCGGCGACGACGGTGTCGACGTCGTGGGCGAGGCCGGCGACGGCGTCGAGGCCGAGCAGGTCATCGACGCGGTCGAGCCGGACGTCGTGCTCATGGACATCCGGATGCCGCGCTGCGACGGGCTCGCCGCCACCGAGCGGGAGCTCCGGAAGCGGCCGGAGCTCGCCGTCCTCGTGCTCACCACCTTCCAGGGCGACGACATGGTCCTCGGTGCCCTGCAGCGCGGTGCGCGCGGGTTCCTGCTGAAGGACACCCCGCCGCAGGAGCTCGTGGCCGCGATCCACGCGGTCGCCGCCGGCCGCTCGACGCTGTCGCCGTCGGTGCTCGACCGGGTGATCGCCTTCGCCGCGGGCACCGGGAACGCGACCGGTCCCGGGAGCGGACCTGCCGACGGGTCCGGTGGAACCCGGGACGGCCGCGCCGCGGGAGGCGCGCTGCCGGACGCGAGCGAGGAACGCCGGCTGATGGCGACGCTGACCGACCGGGAACGCGAGGTCGCGGTCGCCGTCGCGAACGGGGCCTCGAACGCCGAGATCGCCGCGGACCTGTTCGTCGGGCTCGCCACCGTGAAGACCCACATCGGGCACGTCTACGACAAGTTCGGGGTCGACAACCGGGTGCAGTTGGCGCTCATCGTGCACGCCGCCCAGCGCTGACGAGCCGGGGCGACGAGCCGAGCTGACGAACCGGCACGAGTCGGGCGCGACGACCCGGGGGCGGTACCGAGCCGCCGGGCAGGCGCGACCGGCAGGATGGGGCGATGCCCGCGACGCACGTGAAGACCTTCACCGACCCGGACGAGGCCACCGCCGAGGCCCTCGGACTCGAGTGGCTCGCCGAGGCCGAGGACGCCGGCGGCACCCGGATCGCCCGTGTGCTCGCCCACCCGGAGCCGACGGTCCTGCACCTCGAGCGCATCACCGACGGCGTCCCCGACCGCGGCCAGGCGGAACGCTTCGGCCGGTCCCTGGCGCACACCCACGCCGCGGGTGCGACGCACTGGGGCGCCCCCGCACCGGGCTTCCCGTCCGGACGCGGGATGCGCGTCGGGCGGTCCCGGACACCGTTCGTCCCCGCCGCC
This genomic window contains:
- a CDS encoding sensor histidine kinase, with product MTATVLPPPAPLGRRVWAQTWRVLVALVAGFTAFGLIWPELDTSSWSEARLGIGLLGDVTAGVVALVVYCFRHRAPLFVTLAVIGLSTVSTFAAGTAVLALVSLATRRRGVEIAVGSAAMLVTGLVGEQLVFPGGDMALWQTTLVSVVFLALVVVVGVAIGQRRALVQSLRERAALLEREQAVREDRAREQERAHIAREMHDVLGHRLSLVALHAGALEFRGRSLSPDDTVEAAGVVRAEAHAALTDLRDVLGVLRDPAGRDTDDPTGTAPPQPTLCDVPALVDEARAAGATVTCTVAEGACAAGETVGRHAYRIVQEALTNARRHAPGQPVTVSIAVLPTPALRVTVTNPTLPGDRGHDTDGGGHGLRGLAERARLVGGSFRADVDAAGVHTVEAVLPWTA
- a CDS encoding response regulator transcription factor, translating into MDGVTAPVRVVLVDDDHLVRAGLRLLLSGDDGVDVVGEAGDGVEAEQVIDAVEPDVVLMDIRMPRCDGLAATERELRKRPELAVLVLTTFQGDDMVLGALQRGARGFLLKDTPPQELVAAIHAVAAGRSTLSPSVLDRVIAFAAGTGNATGPGSGPADGSGGTRDGRAAGGALPDASEERRLMATLTDREREVAVAVANGASNAEIAADLFVGLATVKTHIGHVYDKFGVDNRVQLALIVHAAQR